From Flavobacteriales bacterium, a single genomic window includes:
- a CDS encoding glycosyltransferase family 2 protein: MDISVVIPVMNEEGNVAELHREIVETCEAQNYQYEIIFVDDGSIDRTIEIIQGLKPVKLIEFRKNFGQTAAMDAGIKAAQYTYIVTMDGDRQNDPVDIPAMLEFIDSQGLDVVSGWRKNRKDTFAKHFVSRGANMLRKLLINDRIHDSGCSLKVYRRACFKGISLYGEMHRFLPAILKIKGFKVGEVVVNHRARTAGVTKYNWRRTLKGLIDMISVWFWNKYSVRPLHLLGGIGISAMILSFFAGLWTVYQFLMGQSMSDSAWPLVTMFLFLGGLQLFISGLLADIMIKNYFETTKDHSYSIARVIENE; the protein is encoded by the coding sequence ATGGACATTTCGGTGGTCATACCGGTCATGAACGAAGAAGGCAATGTTGCCGAACTCCACCGCGAGATCGTGGAAACTTGCGAAGCACAAAACTACCAATACGAGATCATTTTTGTGGATGACGGTTCGATTGACCGCACGATAGAGATCATTCAGGGGTTGAAGCCCGTAAAATTGATCGAATTCCGCAAGAATTTTGGTCAGACCGCTGCCATGGACGCCGGAATTAAAGCAGCTCAGTATACCTATATCGTGACCATGGATGGCGACCGGCAAAACGATCCGGTCGACATTCCGGCCATGCTGGAATTCATAGACTCACAGGGGTTAGATGTCGTGAGCGGCTGGCGCAAGAATCGGAAAGACACCTTCGCCAAGCACTTTGTATCGCGCGGAGCCAACATGCTGCGAAAGCTACTGATCAACGATCGAATACACGACAGTGGCTGTTCGCTGAAAGTGTATCGCAGGGCTTGCTTTAAAGGAATATCACTATACGGCGAGATGCACCGCTTTTTACCGGCCATTTTGAAGATCAAGGGATTCAAGGTCGGAGAAGTCGTGGTGAATCACCGTGCACGAACGGCCGGTGTAACGAAATACAACTGGCGCCGCACGTTAAAGGGACTCATCGACATGATATCGGTGTGGTTCTGGAATAAGTACTCTGTTCGCCCACTGCATTTACTGGGCGGCATTGGCATATCGGCCATGATCCTCTCTTTTTTCGCGGGGTTGTGGACGGTTTACCAATTCTTAATGGGGCAAAGCATGTCGGACAGTGCCTGGCCGTTGGTAACGATGTTCCTGTTTTTAGGAGGCCTGCAGCTCTTTATCTCGGGCTTGCTCGCAGACATCATGATCAAGAACTACTTCGAAACCACAAAAGACCACAGCTACAGTATTGCCCGCGTCATCGAAAACGAATAA
- a CDS encoding glycosyltransferase family 39 protein: MAKQKRTKKKSSLFTQPEIILMLLAALLYLNTLSHDYALDDKIVITNNQFTRNGFAGIADHLSNESFVGFFGQKMELVAGARYRPLSLVTFSIENALFGNNPGVSHFFNLLFYALTALILYRFLKSLLREEDAIASMAFIAALLFVVHPLHTEVVANIKGRDDLLAFLLAAAAGLYALKSVPKARFATGILFFLALLSKESTIAFAVIYPLAFWIARVDAQVWKRMIPIGIATIAFLALRFAVVGFPKSEVADQLMNNPFLEMNASEKYATIVYTLGQYIKLSFIPYPLTHDYYPYHIPIQQWTSIGTVLSLAAIVLGVAGAVIGIVRKTWWGFGIAVFFIGLGLTSNVLFPVGVFMSERFAYISTFGWAIAVAFFFKTYLFKEAPQWSQSSSLSKGVLVSLALLFSVLTIARNRDWKNDDALVAADIEVSTESAKIHFTYGKMMYLEAMQNPNMNQHRSILQESNQHLKKSEEIDPTLPDTYNLLAITGYYLTGNPEVFVDNYLRLLELNRDVDVKVILKNIQDITKEAGVDNQIAIYEGLYPKLTQSFDLNMILATSYSRLKKNFKKAVPYYEKALEIRPDYATAWQDLGLIQLELSNYDDSIRAFKKLDSLRPNDKKVKATLADVYMRMGEADSAAYYRQQAQ, from the coding sequence ATGGCGAAACAAAAGCGCACAAAGAAGAAATCGAGCCTATTTACCCAACCCGAGATCATACTCATGCTTCTGGCGGCCTTGCTATACCTCAACACGCTTTCGCACGATTATGCTCTCGATGATAAGATCGTCATCACCAATAACCAATTCACCCGGAATGGCTTTGCCGGAATCGCCGATCACCTGTCCAACGAATCATTCGTCGGGTTCTTCGGCCAAAAAATGGAACTCGTTGCCGGCGCCCGATATCGCCCCCTGAGCCTCGTAACCTTCAGCATCGAAAATGCCCTCTTCGGAAATAACCCCGGTGTGAGCCACTTCTTCAATTTGCTGTTTTACGCCCTAACTGCGCTGATCCTCTATCGCTTCCTTAAAAGCTTACTCCGCGAAGAGGACGCTATCGCAAGCATGGCCTTTATCGCGGCCCTCCTCTTCGTAGTACACCCGCTTCATACCGAAGTGGTCGCCAACATCAAAGGTCGCGATGACCTTCTGGCCTTCTTACTCGCCGCCGCCGCGGGCCTGTATGCTTTAAAATCTGTGCCTAAGGCACGATTTGCAACTGGTATCCTTTTCTTCCTCGCCCTGCTCTCAAAGGAGAGCACTATAGCATTCGCGGTCATTTACCCCCTCGCTTTTTGGATCGCCCGGGTCGATGCGCAGGTATGGAAACGCATGATTCCCATCGGTATCGCCACCATTGCTTTTCTCGCCTTGAGGTTTGCTGTGGTTGGTTTTCCAAAGTCTGAGGTGGCCGACCAGCTGATGAATAACCCTTTCCTCGAAATGAACGCCTCGGAAAAATACGCGACCATCGTGTACACACTGGGGCAGTACATCAAGTTGAGCTTTATTCCCTACCCACTTACGCACGATTACTACCCGTATCACATTCCCATCCAGCAATGGACATCCATCGGAACGGTTCTTTCTTTGGCTGCCATCGTATTAGGGGTTGCGGGTGCTGTGATCGGAATCGTGCGGAAGACGTGGTGGGGGTTCGGTATTGCCGTTTTCTTCATCGGTCTGGGCTTGACCTCCAATGTGCTCTTTCCGGTGGGAGTATTCATGAGCGAGCGATTCGCGTATATCTCTACCTTTGGTTGGGCTATCGCTGTGGCTTTTTTCTTCAAAACATACTTGTTCAAGGAAGCTCCTCAATGGTCCCAATCCTCCTCTCTCTCAAAAGGAGTTCTGGTCAGTCTTGCCCTGTTGTTCAGTGTACTCACCATTGCTCGAAACCGCGACTGGAAAAACGATGATGCGCTCGTTGCCGCAGATATCGAGGTCAGCACCGAGAGTGCAAAGATTCATTTTACCTACGGCAAAATGATGTACCTAGAGGCCATGCAAAACCCGAACATGAATCAACACCGATCGATCCTTCAAGAGTCGAACCAACACCTTAAGAAATCGGAAGAAATTGATCCAACACTGCCCGACACTTACAACCTATTGGCGATTACAGGATACTACCTAACAGGAAATCCGGAAGTCTTTGTCGATAATTACCTCAGGTTGCTCGAGCTCAACAGGGACGTAGACGTAAAGGTCATACTCAAGAATATCCAGGACATTACAAAAGAAGCGGGCGTAGATAACCAAATTGCGATCTATGAAGGACTGTACCCTAAATTAACGCAGTCTTTTGACCTGAACATGATCCTCGCTACTTCGTATTCGAGACTGAAGAAGAACTTCAAAAAGGCCGTACCCTATTACGAAAAGGCACTGGAGATCCGACCCGATTACGCTACGGCTTGGCAAGATCTTGGACTCATTCAGCTCGAGCTGTCGAATTACGATGATAGTATTCGGGCCTTCAAAAAATTGGATTCCCTGCGGCCCAATGATAAAAAGGTAAAGGCCACCCTGGCCGATGTTTATATGAGAATGGGGGAGGCAGATAGCGCAGCCTATTATCGTCAACAAGCCCAATAA